In one Macaca fascicularis isolate 582-1 chromosome 6, T2T-MFA8v1.1 genomic region, the following are encoded:
- the KCNIP1 gene encoding A-type potassium channel modulatory protein KCNIP1 isoform X3, with translation MGAVMGTFSSLQTKQRRPSKDKIEDELEMTMVCHRPEGLEQLEAQTNFTKRELQVLYRGFKNECPSGVVNEDTFKQIYAQFFPHGDASTYAHYLFNAFDTTQTGSVKFEDFVTALSILLRGTVHEKLRWTFNLYDINKDGYINKEEMMDIVKAIYDMMGKYTYPVLKEDTPRQHVDVFFQKMDKNKDGIVTLDEFLESCQEDDNIMRSLQLFQNVM, from the exons ATAAGATTGAAGATGAGCTGGAGATGACCATGGTTTGCCATCGGCCCGAGGGACTGGAGCAGCTTGAGGCCCAGACCAACTTCACCAAGAGGGAGCTGCAGGTCCTTTATCGAGGCTTCAAAAAC GAGTGCCCCAGTGGTGTGGTTAACGAAGACACATTCAAGCAGATCTATGCTCAGTTTTTCCCTCACGGAG ATGCCAGCACGTATGCCCATTACCTCTTCAATGCCTTCGACACCACTCAGACAGGCTCCGTGAAGTTCGAG GACTTTGTAACCGCTCTGTCGATTTTACTGAGAGGAACTGTCCATGAGAAACTAAGGTGGACATTTAATTTGTATGACATCAATAAGGATGGATATATTAACAAAGAG GAGATGATGGACATTGTCAAAGCCATCTATGACATGATGGGGAAATACACATATCCTGTGCTCAAAGAGGACACTCCAAGGCAGCATGTGGACGTCTTCTTCCAG aaaatggacaaaaataaagATGGCATCGTAACTTTAGATGAATTTCTTGAATCATGTCAGGAG GATGACAACATCATGAGGTCTCTCCAGCTGTTTCAAAATGTCATGTAA
- the KCNIP1 gene encoding A-type potassium channel modulatory protein KCNIP1 isoform X4, with protein MTMVCHRPEGLEQLEAQTNFTKRELQVLYRGFKNECPSGVVNEDTFKQIYAQFFPHGDASTYAHYLFNAFDTTQTGSVKFEDFVTALSILLRGTVHEKLRWTFNLYDINKDGYINKEEMMDIVKAIYDMMGKYTYPVLKEDTPRQHVDVFFQKMDKNKDGIVTLDEFLESCQEDDNIMRSLQLFQNVM; from the exons ATGACCATGGTTTGCCATCGGCCCGAGGGACTGGAGCAGCTTGAGGCCCAGACCAACTTCACCAAGAGGGAGCTGCAGGTCCTTTATCGAGGCTTCAAAAAC GAGTGCCCCAGTGGTGTGGTTAACGAAGACACATTCAAGCAGATCTATGCTCAGTTTTTCCCTCACGGAG ATGCCAGCACGTATGCCCATTACCTCTTCAATGCCTTCGACACCACTCAGACAGGCTCCGTGAAGTTCGAG GACTTTGTAACCGCTCTGTCGATTTTACTGAGAGGAACTGTCCATGAGAAACTAAGGTGGACATTTAATTTGTATGACATCAATAAGGATGGATATATTAACAAAGAG GAGATGATGGACATTGTCAAAGCCATCTATGACATGATGGGGAAATACACATATCCTGTGCTCAAAGAGGACACTCCAAGGCAGCATGTGGACGTCTTCTTCCAG aaaatggacaaaaataaagATGGCATCGTAACTTTAGATGAATTTCTTGAATCATGTCAGGAG GATGACAACATCATGAGGTCTCTCCAGCTGTTTCAAAATGTCATGTAA